The genomic segment CTGTTGTGGAGGCTGTGGTTGAGGCTGCGGCTCCTGTTGTGGAGGCTTTTGAGGCTGCGGCCCCTGTCATTGAAGCTGTGGCCGAAGCTGCGGCCCCTGTTGTTGAAGCTGTTGCTGAGGCCGTGGCTCCTGTTGCTGAGGCTGTGGCTCCTGCCGTTGAGGCTGCGGTCCCTGTAGCTGAGGCTATGGTAGAGGCCGTGGCTCCTGCCGTTGAGGCTGCGGTCCCTGTCATTGAAGCTGTGACAGAAGCTGTGGCCCCTGTTGTAGAGGCTGTTGAGGATGCGGCCCCTGTTGTGGAGGCTGTGGCTCCTGCCATTGAGGCTGTGGCTCCTGCCATTGAGGCTGCGGACCCTGTCATTGAAGCTGTAGCCCCTGTTGCTGAGGCTGTTGAGGCTGCGGCCCCTGTTGTTGAGGCTGTGGCAGAAGCTGCAGCCCCTGTTGTTGAGGCTGTGGCCCCCATCATTGAAGAAGCCCCTCCTGTAGCAGCTCCCCATGTTGTGGAGGCTGACCCTGAGGCCGTtatggaggctgctccagcagTTGAAGTTGCCCCTGTTATTGAGGCTGCCCCAGAACCAGTTGCTGAAAGTTCTATTGAAGCCCCACTGGCTGAAGCTCCTATCGAGGCTGCCCCCGCTGTGGAAGCTGAAACCCCAGTAGAGGAGAGCCCAGAGGCTGTGGTGGCAGCGGCTCCAGTTGAGGAGCTGGTGGATCCTGCGCCAGTCTTGGCTGAAGCAGCAGGGGAAGAACTCCAGGCCCCGGATGAGCCTGAACCTGTTGAATCCCCTGAGGGTACACACTGatgcaccaccgcctcctccaccatTAGATATGCTCCTTCTCTTTCCCATCTGGATTGGGCTGTATTTGCATTGAGTAAATGATATTGTGTATAGGTTAAGGATAAACTGTAAATATACTCTGATACAAACCACATTTGTAtcactctttccctctttgCCTCTCATGTCACCATCCCTGATTGGTGGTCACTGTACTGCCATCTCCTTGTAACcagccattgcatgtctttgcaTTCACCTGCATCGCTGTTTGACTAACATATACGGCATTGGACTCATTGTTAGTGCCACCCTCTTGACTTCTGCAGTCTTGAGGTTAACATAGTAACTTCATGTTCAAAAAGTAATATTCCCTTtcctttttttgtaatttaaaaCAATCCTGTCTTTTCCTCGTGTTTCACTGTTGAGGGAATCACCGTCTTTCCTTTCCCACTTGAATAATTCACGCAACTTCTCTGTACACCTTCCCACACACTTGTAATGTTTTTTATGGTTGTTGCATGGTAAAGTAATATTATCCATCCTTCCCAAACTTTTTCCATTGGTTTGTGTTTTGGATACTGTAACTGTAACCTCTCCTAACTGTTTTCTTCCTGATTGAATCGCACTGTTTGGGTTTACGGGTTGCCAGAGAGGATTGACTAGCACACTTCTTCTTTTGTCAAAAGTAGATCTGAAGCTGCAGCTGCATCTGCCTATGAGATGACATGAGTAACCTTCCGGTCTTGCAGTAATAACAAGTCTGGTTTTGCGAGTTTAGTATGACCTTTCACCGCAAACCTCTAACCCGTCaacccttttttatttattgccaCCACCTTTGTCTTTTCCTATTTAACCCTGTGCAAACTCTGCCCACTATCCCAGGTTCTGGTGTCCTGCATGAGGTTCTAtggatttaaaatgtttatccTAGCCAAATTGGACTGATCCTACCATCAGTTCCTTCCAACCAAGAGTTGGCATTCTTTACCTTTCAATAATTGTTGCATTTTCTCCTTCAGCACAACTAGATCCCATTCAGAAGCTCTTCGTGGATTCCATAAGGGCGTACAACGCAAGCAGCCAGTAAGTCGATTGCATCGGAGGTACAAACACTTGTATCCAGTCTGTCCCGCCTCCCACTCATAAGTAGCTGGTGTACTGCACTAGCATGTGTAAGCTGACACTGACCCCTTGAACTTTGACCCCAGGGCTAGCGGCGGGTTGGTGGATGCGGGGGCAGAGTATCAGAAGGCCCTGGCTGAGGAGATGACCAAACTGCAGAGACTCTACGGTGGCGGGGACCTCGAATCCTTCCCTGAGTTCAAGTTTCACGGTGAGTCGACCACACCAAGGGTTCCCCAGCCGTGTTGTCATAGTAGGGTTTAATATTATAATTGAAAGCGTGAGATGGTGGGTGGGATATTCCATTAATTGTTGTTTGATCCTTGTTGTTTTccagtctttttttttattttgctttttttGCATAATCTCTGAGCTCTATTTGGTTTTAATGTCATGGAAGTATTCTGAGGGAGTGATTGGAGATGATTTCAAAGTATTATCATGGAATATGATCTTGACATGCATGATTTGAAGCAGATTcatttaagaaaaataaaattgtaGATTAATTTCTATAATCTATTCCTTCTACTCCCTATTTATGTTTCAGAACCCAAGTTGAGTGAAGTTTCCTCCAAATGAAGACCTGCACTTTTTTATGACATGTTTttccctctcagtctctcctGTGCTTTCACTTAAGcagtgttaaaataaaatatcctGTCTGCTATTTTTCTATGTGTGAATGTAGATGGAGCCCTTAGATATTCCAATGGAATTTAACCCTTTTGTGTTGGTGTTTCTCTGGAAGAACTGTAGAACTGTGAAAATCTGCTTCTGCGTAGCAGATaaggaaaagaaaacaaataaactccaattcatgtttgtttttatggctGATGGTCTCTTTTATTGTTTCTGATACGCACCATGACATTGAAAATTATTCTTTCCATAGCTTACAGATGGATTACATTTTTTCAGAAATACATGTTAACCTTTCTCAAGGGCATTGCAACCATGTTCAGTCCAGCCAGATGGAGTTCCTGTTGTGAATTCAGGTAAATTCTTCATTAGATCAGCCCTGAAAAGCCCATGGGTCAGTTTTGGGACAAGACATTATTGATCAGTAATGAAACCTGCGTTCCATTTATTTTACCAGATGGTACATTAACATGTACAAACACGACTTTTGAAACCAAACCATTATTTGCACATTCATTCCTTGTATTTTGATGAACAGCTCTAAGTATATAACTGTTTATGTTTGTCCTTGTATAGCCTTCTGTATACAATGTTTATTCATTACAATAAAACCTAAATGAAGGTGCAGCTAGAATTGGAGTGAATTAgaatattgtggaaaaataaattaattcaatTTTAACCGAATTGAAACTCAGATTCATTATACCGAAAGGGAAATACTTCaagcctttatttgtattaatcttAAATATGGCTTACAGCTCATATCCCCCAAATGCAGTATCTTAAATATATCACATTACACCAGTAAAAAGATTTTTATCCGGAAATGTCTTGTATATGTAATCAGCAATTGGTTGGTACACCTTTTGCATGAATTACTGCATCAATGCAGAGTGGCATGGAGTCGATCAGCCTTCGGCCCTGCTGAGGTGTTATGGAAGCCCAGGTGacttcgatagcggccttaagcgCGTCTGCATTATTGCGTCTCGTGTTTCTCATCTTCCTCTTGACAATACCCCATACATtttctatggggttcaggtcaggcgATTTTTCTGGCCAATCAAGCAGAGCTATGGTCATTAAACCAGCTATTGGTACTTTTGGCAGTGTGGGCAAGTGCGAAGTCCTGTTGGAAAAGGAAATCAGCATCTCCATAGAGCTGTTCAGAGAAGTAGGCATGAAATTCTCTCAAATCTCCTGGTAGACGGCTGCGCTTAATTTGTACTTGCCTCTCCCTTCTTCCTCCAGAATCTTGTATACAACATACTCAACGCCAGACGCTTTTGACGTTGGCTCTGGTCCAGGAGTGGCTTGACTCAAGGAATGCAACAGTTGTCGTAGGCCATGTCCTGGATATGTCTGTGCGTGGTGGCTCTTGATGCTCTGACTGATGCCTCAGTCCACTCCTTGTGATGCTCCCACTATTTTTAATGGCCTTTGCTTGACAACCCTCTCAGGGCAGCGGTTATTCCTGTTGCTTGTGCACTTTTTTCCACCGCACTTTCTCCTTCAACTCAACTTTCTGTGAGTGGGCTTGGATGCAGCACTCTGTGAACAGCCAGCTTCTTTAGCAATGACATTTTGAGGCTTAGCCCCCTTGTGGAGGGTGTAAATGGCTATCTTCTGCAAAACGGTCAAGTCAGCTGACTTCACCATTATTATGAAGCCTACTGAACAGGACTGACAGACCATTAAGAGGCTCAGGAAACCTTTGCAGGTATTCTGATAGATTAGAATTTGACACCTTGAGTCTACAATATTCAAATTGTCTGATATACAGAATTCTGGGTTTTCATAAACTGTAAACCATAACAATCgagattaatacaaataaaggatTACAATATTTCACTTTGGGTGCAAACAAAATCTATATTACAtaatttattgtgtgtgtgtgtgtgtgtgtgtgtgtgtgtgtgtgtgtgtgtgtgtgtgtgtgtatatagctAGCTATATTGTTATTATGTAAATGGTTTACGTCATTATGACCACAAAAATAGATATACTTTTTactctttatatatatttatttatatatatatgtaatattatttatatatttgtgttttacTAATCCCGGTTTCTACCCGGAACATAATATTGGTAACACAAAATGGCGACCTCCTTGCTGCGGATAGGACGACTTGGGTCTCTCAAGGTAATAATACTAAAATGTAACCATAACACGTTTTTATGATGTCGTGTTGTCGTTCATCAAAAGGAAAATCAACAATTTAACAGGTGATACTACACACACGGTATATATCTCCGCCCACTGTACCGTCCTGGATATTGTCTGACCCCGGTCGGACTGCTGAAGTTCAGGGATGGTACCGTAGTACAGATTACTATAGGAGGGGACACATTGGAATGTTAAAAACGTTTCTGTTTTCTGTAGTCAAAGTCAACATTGTAACACAAAACAGTGCGGTTGCGGATTTTTTTGGACATAATTTAGGAAGCAAGTGTCACTGTCGTGTTGTAATTCGGTGCCCTCCATTGCCATACACATGTCAAAGAGGTGAATCAGCTCCTGACTCACACCATCTTAAGGTAGGGCCTTTACGCTCCAAACCAGCTTAAGGTAGGGCCTTGACCTCATTCCTTTAAATGAACAGGCGTAGTAAATTCTATTCAACATGGTCAATAAAATGTCTTACACTTAATATGCCCCTCTTTGAATGGCACAGTTGTTGTCCCTTATGGAATGACTTTTGAGGTGCACTATATATTTGTTGACCTAACCCAATCAACAATAGTATACGTTATTCCTATGTATCTCTATCATACCTAATCCAAGTACTAGGCTTGCACTACCATTGGGTTATCATCGTTCTCTTGTATTGGGTTCAAGGACCAAGCCAAACTGATTTAAGGAATTTTTTTGCTCTCACCATAATTCCTTCGAAGTAGATTGTTGCCTCCTGGTGAGAGGCAACCAAATCACAACCTACTAAGTGTATCtcagtttgtgaatgatgtcaCTGCTTCAAATAATAAAGCCTATTCATAACTTTCAAAGTCTCCATTGTACGATTTAGTAGCATGTTGACCACAGTTTGAGAGTTCTTGACCTCCAGCTCTCCTGAATCTTCatcctgttgtttgtgtttgtggtccTCTTGTTTGCAGGCCTTGCAGCTGGAGAGCTGGGGTGGTGTGCTGCGCTGGCCAGCGGCGGCTCTCTGCACACAGGGAGGGGAGCCCCCAGCTAACCCGGGAAAAGCTCAGAGCAAGAGTAAGGCCTTTTTCACTCCTCCACTCTTATCCTCTTCTTACCCCTCtatacattttgtttgtttattgtcatttaaataatgtttaatGACAAAGATGATGTGGTTATCTTTCATAATGTTATTGTAACATTTATTACCCACTTCCATCTGCATCCATTGTCAAGTTCATAGTAAATAAAGTTAATGGGTATAACTTCATTTATTCACTTGTTAAAGTGGCAATCTCAAAGATCTCCCAACAATTtgaatttaaataaatgtcagtTAAGTCACAATTGCCAAATTAGGTTTCACAATCGTAAAAGCAGAATGATGAAAGCCCTTGCAGTATTAGCAATGTTACGAactgggtgttggtggtgacaTTACTGCCATTCATTCAAATAACAAGGGGCATGCAGTGGTGGTACCAGAGAGGGTTTGGAAGAGCTAGTctaacagagtgtgtgtgtgtgtgtgtgtgtgttgcggcgcactgtttatttttcttaaGTTAAGTGCCACCAAAAAGAACGGATATAAGATCTTGAGATTTCCACTTTAGTTTTTCCATACTTCAGCTCCTGATAAGATGTCTATTGTCTTTGTTGAATCAATCCTGTAAAGCATAATCAAAATAACCAGACAACTTATTAACCAAAGTTACTTTCAATTGTTCAACCTGGGTTTATTGTAAGAGTTCTTAAGTGTGCCTAAGATACTTTGACAACCATATATTTCCTTCTTTGATTCTATCGATATTCTGCCCTAAAATATTATTGTGTACACTTGCTTGGATCTAAACAAGGGGGACCAGAAACCTATTCCAGAATGGCGACATGAGAGCTTCTTTCTCTTAGATGTGATTCCAGTCGAGCATTTGACCCAATTCCATGTGGCTTTTTAACTGTTTTAACCGTTCTCCTCTGCAGTAGAGGCTCCGGATGACAGAGCAACCTTGCTAGCCTACAAGACTGCTGTCGCCTTTCCCGTTAGGCTTGCACCCGCTGGGTTTCCCCCAGCTCATCTTCTAGGTGAACCCCTTCCTGAGGCCATCCCTGTTGGTCAGACAGCTGTGGCCGCCGCAGCCGTGGAAGCTAGTCCAGCGGGCCATGTCGAAACGATTACCCAAACCCTGCCTCCTGTCACTGAGGCTGCTCCTCCTGTTTACACTGAGCCAGTCCTGCAGGCCGCTGTGgaaacccctccctctctacctgaGGCGGCGGTTACCGAAACTCCCGTTGTTGCCAAAACTACAGATGACGTGGCTCCAGcagctgaccctaaccctaaccccgatgAGAGAGCATCCTTGCTAGCCTACAAGTCCGCAGTCGCCTTCCCCGTTAGGCTTGCATCCCCCGGGTTTCCCCCAGCTCATCTTCTAGGTGAACCCCAACCTGAGGTCATCCCTGTTGGTCAGACAGCTGTGGCCGCCGCAGCTGCTGCCACGCTCGCCCCTCCTGCAACCACAGCTATTGAAGCACCACTTGCCAAAGAGCTCCTTGAGGAAGCTAGTCCAGCGGGCCATGTCGACCCGATTACCGTCGCTGAGGCCGCTCCTCATGTTATCCCTGACCCAGCCCCGGAGGTCGCTGTTGAAACCCAACCCACCCTAACTGAGGCGGCAGTTACCGAAACTCCCGTTGTTGCCAAAACTACAGATGACGTGACTCCAGCAGCTGCCACCTCCTCTCGGCCCAAAGAGCCATCGGCAGACGgatcgtcctcttcctcttcatccagCAGCGACTCTGACTCCGACTCCGACTCTGATTCTGAAGACTCCGAAGAGGGAGTCAAGACGAAGACGAAGGAGTCCTCTGCcacagcgccctctgctggagaGGTCGGCGTGAGCCAAGACGCCGTCGCTCCCGGGGACAACATGAAGACCGGAGATATCAAGCCGGAGACGGCTGCGTTCGAAACCATTCCGGTGGACAGCCCTCCTACCTCAGCTACCCAGGCCACAGAAGAAGCTGAGGTTTCCGTAGATACGGATGCTGCAGCGGTCTCCAGTGAGGCGTCCGAGGAGTTGGTGGACTCCGCTCCACAGATCTCCTCTGCGGCTGAAGAATCAATCGCAGACGCGGCTCCCCGGGTCCAAGAACACGCCGCCGAGCTAGCATCTGACCCCCAACCAACACCAGACAAACCCATCGaaacctctcctcccccttcttcttcctcttctctggaaACCCCATCGGAAGGACCAGCGGTTCTTGAGGCTGCAGCCGAAGCTCACGTAGAACCGGAACCCTGGGCCCCGTTAGAAGCAGCAGAAGCCCTACCTGAAGCTCCACTGGTTGAAGCGGTGGCTGAAACTCCTCTTGAAGCTGAACATGTGGCAGAAGAAAGCCCTGAGTCCGTGTCTGTGGCCCCAGCCGAGGTGGCATCTGAGGCTGTGGTTAAAGCAGAGGCCCCTGTAGAGGGCGCTGAGGAGCTGATGGATACAGCTCCAGTCTTGACTGAAGCTGCAGGGGAGGAACTCCAAGCTGTGGAAGTTACACATGCAGAAGAAGCTCCATCCGCTGTGGAAgctgcagccccagcagcagaagAGAGCCCAAAGTCTGTATCTGAAGTGGCCCCAGCCGAGCTGGCCCCTGAGGCTGCAGTTGAGGCAGCGGCCCCTGTAGGGGGCTCTGATGAGCTGGTGGATCCTGCCCCAGTCTTGACTGAAGCTGCAGGGGAGGAACTCCAAGCAGAGAGCCCAGCTGAGCCTGAGGCTGTTGAAGCGTCTGAGGGTATACAccgcaccaccacctccaccctaaaccctactccctctcccgctccacTGTGGATCTTAAAACACCCCACACCTCACCATCCTATACAGATATACAACGTCAAAGTGTTCATGAAGGTGGCATCGATATCCCCACAAAGCATGGGTCAAGTAGTTGTGTCTCGGTGCTGTCCCTGAAATTTAGTTTTAGCAATTTAGAAATGTTAGTTTAAAATACCTCCCTCACATAGATGCTTCTGCATTAATAGCCTTTCTTTCTCAATAGCTCTTTCATGTTCACCCCATTGTTTCCTTTGCCATTCATCCCAAAGAGGTAGTCTCAGTGAAGCCCTAGGCCTCTCTAACATGCTGGCTTTCCGCTTGTCTATTTCCAGTCGATCGCTACACTAGTCATTAACTGAAAAGAAATCCAAACATGAGATATAAGCTAAAGTGCTCGGGACAGGGTCACGTTGCATTCATCTTCTACATGATTCTGTTGCCACCTAAATGACTCCATGACATTCATTTTCACTGACAATAGTTTAGGATTGATTCTGTGGCTTGCATGAACCCAGGAACTGATATGATCATTATACTGCCTTGGTTACCCCctctacatgcacatcatatacAATTTGAGGTTTCTGCAGACGTCCGCAGAGCCTGTGCGTCCTCTCATGCTTGCAGATAGTAACTACTAATCTTAACAATATTTACCATCCTCCTTCTGTTGATTTTGGATCTAAACTCTTTTCTGAATATCCTAAAAGGCAGCTGCACTACCAGAGGACTTTGGAAACATTTCTCTTGTGttgtataatttattttttgtatattttggtTGCGTTGTTCATCACCTCTTTTGCCCATCTTCTACGGTGTTTTGGACTACTATGATTTACTAGTTATATTTCATCGGGTACTGTTGACATTTTATCCCCATGGTCAGGTGGTGCCGGCTAATGCTAtcgctaatgctaatgctacagTGCACAAACTCCACAGTTTGGATACAGTTAGAGGAGTGTCTAAACATTTCTCTGCTGTAATGGTTAACCTGAGGTGTGccagctaatgctaatgctatggCTAATGCTACAATGCTCAGGGTTCCAGTTACAGAGGAGGATGCGGTCCTCCACACCAGCAGGTTTTAAATGAAGTCACCTGGGAGACATTTGGGATCAGGGGAGGTCTTCCTGGAAGCAATGGATAAAGTGAACCAGATGTTGCAAACCTTATggcatattattatatatttcttcattttaaatatctttattttattgtgttcCTAAGATATATTATTGTGCGTGCGAAAGGTATTTGCAATTCTTAGttttatcatatatatattaaccaGCACATCTTGTTAGCTTGGTCGACTGCTTCCTGGTATACACCCTCCCCTTCCAGGGATACACCCTCCCCTTACACACCTCTGGCTGCAGTTTATTTCTTTCCTTAACACCCAGGGGTGTTGTGCGCCCTTCTCCTTGGTCAAACTCCTACTCCTCCACATTGGTGTTAGATATGTCAGTTAATGAACACCATAAATGCATGTCTTCTAAAACATCCTGCCGTTTCAACTCTTTTAATCCCCAAAAAAGGGTGCGTCTATTAATGTCGTGTGTGCGCTGGTTGTGAGTAGATTCCCATGGATAACTGTCTCAGTGTATCACCGCATGTCTGCATCGTGGGCTCTGATTCTGACTCTGCAACCAAGTGTATCTTATgctttccttccccccccc from the Gadus macrocephalus chromosome 20, ASM3116895v1 genome contains:
- the ndufv3 gene encoding calphotin isoform X1 — protein: MATSLLRIGRLGSLKALQLESWGGVLRWPAAALCTQGGEPPANPGKAQSKIEAPDDRATLLAYKTAVAFPVRLAPAGFPPAHLLGEPLPEAIPVGQTAVAAAAVEASPAGHVETITQTLPPVTEAAPPVYTEPVLQAAVETPPSLPEAAVTETPVVAKTTDDVAPAADPNPNPDERASLLAYKSAVAFPVRLASPGFPPAHLLGEPQPEVIPVGQTAVAAAAAATLAPPATTAIEAPLAKELLEEASPAGHVDPITVAEAAPHVIPDPAPEVAVETQPTLTEAAVTETPVVAKTTDDVTPAAATSSRPKEPSADGSSSSSSSSSDSDSDSDSDSEDSEEGVKTKTKESSATAPSAGEVGVSQDAVAPGDNMKTGDIKPETAAFETIPVDSPPTSATQATEEAEVSVDTDAAAVSSEASEELVDSAPQISSAAEESIADAAPRVQEHAAELASDPQPTPDKPIETSPPPSSSSSLETPSEGPAVLEAAAEAHVEPEPWAPLEAAEALPEAPLVEAVAETPLEAEHVAEESPESVSVAPAEVASEAVVKAEAPVEGAEELMDTAPVLTEAAGEELQAVEVTHAEEAPSAVEAAAPAAEESPKSVSEVAPAELAPEAAVEAAAPVGGSDELVDPAPVLTEAAGEELQAESPAEPEAVEASEEAAAAPEPEEPFDNSTYKNCQHHNYNTFTFVDLDLEMAKHRLPQPSSGRPSPLH